The DNA segment CACTTTTAATCTAGTGTCTTTTTATTTAAAAATTTATTTTCTTTATCCTCTGGCAATAAGTCAAATTCATCATTTATTATTATCTTTCCTGTCTCTAATTCTACAGTTGGTGTGTTTTTTATGACGCTACACTCTACATCAAAACCTGATTCTAATATTCCTTCTACTGACATTCCCATTACCATACATCCTATTTGCGTCCCAACTATCTGCTCTAAGTTAATTTTCTCTCGATATTCTTCGTATAGTTTTTCATCCAAACATTTCATCCCTAATAAAGCATATACTTTTCCAGCTACTGTTTCCGAAGTCAAAAACAGTTCCGTTAATAGCTCTTCGGAATACGATATATTCTCAAACGCCCATCTAGTCAAGGGTTTTTCCCCAGCAATTCCTACTCCTGATGAATCAACGCCATTAGAATTTTTCAAAAGAATCATACTCTCATCTATCGTCAAATTTCTAAAACTTACTTTATTTTCATTATATTTTTCATAGATAGATTGTAATATTGTCTCCCTTTCTTTCTGCTTTTTCGATTCTTGTTCACTAATTTGAGTTGCGTTTATAATAACTACTTTAAATAGCATTACCAATATTACTAAAATTATTTTTAATTTTTTCTCCAACTTAATACCTCCAATCTCGCATTTGAATTATACACTATTTATTTGATAAAAAAAAGAACCTGAATTATTCAGGTTCATCATCTTTCAATTTCTCTAATATATTTCCTATCTTTTTGGGCATTTTTATTCCCATTATTGATAAGTTCTCTAATATTGATATTCCTTCCGTTCCTATTACATAACACAGCATTATTGTTCTGAAACTTAGTCCTGCATCATCTAATACTGTTACCTTATCAAGTCCCTCTCCCACTCCGATAGCTACCAAATACATCGTTTTCCGCAGTATTCCCTTCCAACCTTTGTTAGAATTTATACTCTTTGTCATTACTCCTTTTGACAGTCCTGTTACATAATCTAATAATATGAACATTCCTGCAACTATTAACAATGTATCTGCTCCACCCAAGAAATATACTGCTATGCTTCCTATTACTGTTAATACTGTAGATATTTCTAATTTCGTTGTCATTTCTAAGCTCTCCTTCCTACCACTTGATGCCCGCTTTTATTCCTACTCTTGCCTCTTCAAGCTTATTTATCTGACCTTCAATATACCCTTCCAGGTATCCTCTGTCTTTTTCTGTTATTTTGAGATTTGTTGTGGTATTGAAATCCTTTGTGGTATATTTTGTATTATTTAATATGTTATCTACTGTCTTGGATACTATTACATCAGGTATGCTGTTTATTACACTGTCCTTATTATTTGTAACTACTACTTCTTTTGCTACTTCCAATAAATCTATTTCCAGCCAGAATAATTCTATTATAAATTTCCAGACTTTATTTCTTGTACTGCTTAATGCCCATGCTCTTAAAGTATTCAGAAGGACTGCCAGTTTTACCTTATTTAATAGCTTACCACCTTTGATATCTAACATTTTTACCAGATATTCAGTAATGTCTTTTAATTTCTTTTTCTTGTACAGGAAATAT comes from the Sebaldella sp. S0638 genome and includes:
- a CDS encoding holin family protein, with product MTTKLEISTVLTVIGSIAVYFLGGADTLLIVAGMFILLDYVTGLSKGVMTKSINSNKGWKGILRKTMYLVAIGVGEGLDKVTVLDDAGLSFRTIMLCYVIGTEGISILENLSIMGIKMPKKIGNILEKLKDDEPE